The bacterium DNA segment AATGGCTAGAAAAAAGAAAAAAGAAGAAGCTCATTGTGAAACAGCTGGAGGATTAAGGTGGCTAATAACATACGCTGATATGATTACCCTCCTTCTTGGCGTATTTATTATCCTTGTTTCTAATTCTGCTATTGGTGAATCAAAATACAATGCAATGAAGATAGCATTCTCAAGGATATTCTCTTTATTTACAGGAACAAGGGAGGAATCAATAATGCCAGGCCCTTTAGGAAGCGTTTTTCCAGAAAAAAGCGGAGCCCAGGTTGAATTTCCAGAGGAAGAATATAAAACCCCTGTTGCAAAAGGGTATAAGGATGAGGTAACAAAAGAGAAGGTAAAGACAATCCAAACAAGAAAGGGGATGCTCTTTAGGCTCTCTGATGTTATGTTTGAAGAAGGAAGTGCAAGGCTTAATCCAAAATATAGCTCTCTTCTTAACAGGGTAGGAAGTTTCATAGAAAAAATACCAAATGAGATAAGGATTGAAGGACATACAGATGCAAACCCTATTGAAACAAAGGAATTTTCCTCAAATTGGGAGCTTTCCATAAAAAGGGCAAATGCTGTTAGAGAATATCTATTTAGTTTAGCAGAAAAAGACCTTTCTCCTTCTTCCCTTGAAATATATAAAAAGAGGTTTTCCATTGTTGGTTATGGAGAGGGAAAGCCAATTGAAAAAGACCCATATTCTCCCCTTAATAGAAGGGTTGATATTGTTATTTCATCTTCTTCCTCAAGTGAGGTAAGGAATAAAATACTTTCTGAATAATGACATTTTTTGATAGCATAATTCTTGGAATTCTTCAAGGTTTAACCGAGTTTTTTCCCATAAGCTCATCAGCCCATCTTGTCATTGTTCCCCATCTTTTAAAGATAGGAAACCCATCAATTTTCTTTGATGTTTGTCTTCATTTAGGAACCCTCTTTGCGGTAATTGTCTTTTGGTTTTCAAAAATTAGAAATATCACCATATCCCTCTTTAAACTTAAAAGGGATGATGATGCAAGGTTAGGACTTCTTATTATTGTAGCAATGATTCCAACCGGCGTCATTGGAATTTTATTTAAAGACATTCTTGAGAAATTGTTTGAAAGCCCAATTAGGGTTGCCTTTCTCCTTCTTATCACAGGGATTTTATTATTTCTTACAAGGTTTTCAAAAGAAAGAAAAGAGAATATGACTATCCTGGATGCCTTAATTATTGGGCTATTCCAGGGTCTTGCCATAGCACCAGGGATTTCCCGTTCAGGCTCTTGCATTTCATCCGGCCTATTTATTGGTCTTAAAAGGGAAAAGGCATTTGACTTTGCCTTTCTTTTATCCATCCCAGCTGTTCTTGCGGCATTTATTCTAAAGCTTAAGGATTCATTAGAAAACAAAGAGGCAATCTTTATCCTCCCCTATCTTTCAGGAACAATTATTGCATTTACCGTTGGGCTTCTTTCTCTATTTTTTCTTTCAAGGATTGTAAGAAGAGGAAAAATTCACTATTTTGCCTATTATTGTTGGGCAACTAGCATTTTTACCATATGCCTTCTATCGTTGGCGTAATTCCTGCAAGGTATGCCTCAAAAAGATTCCCCGGAAAGCCATTGGCTCTTTTAAAGGGAAAATCTATAATTTGGTGGGTGTTTAATCAAGCAAAGAAGGCATTGGATAATGTTCTTATTGCAACAGATGATGAAAGGATAAAGAAAGAGGCGGAAAATTTTGGTGCAAATGTTATAATGACAAGCCCTGAACATCCTTCTGGAACAGATAGAATAGGAGAGGTGGTTAAAACCCTTGATGTTTCCCTTGTTATAAATATTCAAGGCGATCAACCCCTTATTCCTCCAGAGATGATACAGGGGGTTATTAAAGAATTACAAAATCCTTCAATTTTAATGGCAACATTAAAAAAGGAGATAGACAAAAACCTTGCAGATAACCCAAATATTGTGAAGGTTGTTGTTGATAAAGACGATTTTGCCCTTTATTTCTCAAGGGGAAAAATTCCATATTCTGGAAGGTATTATAAGCATATTGGAATCTATGGGTATAAGAAGGATTTTCTTTTAACCTTTATCAACCTTCCAAAGGGAAAGCTTGAGATAGAAGAAGACCTTGAACAATTAAGGGCATTAGAAAATGGGTATAAAATAAAGGTAGCCACAACAGAATACGACTCACCATCCATTGATACAAAAGAAGACTTAAAGGAAATTCAGAAATATTACAATTTTATACTAAAACCTGTATGAAACTCCTAAAGGTTTTGATTGTTTTTGCCTGGATTATAACAATGGCTCTTCTTTTAAAAAAGGAGGGTTTTCTTTCAAGGTCTTATAATATTACATATTACGACATTCTTGGAAAGAAAGACCCTTATCGGGAGGAATACCTTGGTATATACCTTGATAATGAAAAGATTGGCTTTTCAAAGAGCTATATTGACGCATACTCATTTCCAGGCAATAGGGTTGGATTTAGTATATCCAATGAAACAAGGGTATTTGTCAAGGCATTTGGAGAGCCTTCTTCTATCAATATCACAACAGAGGTTTTAATTGATGATAACTATAGGCTTTCCTCGTTTTCCTCTATTCTTTCATCAAAACAATACAAGATAGAAGCAAAGGGAGAGAGGGTAGCTAACAAGATAATAGCCTCAATTTATTCTGGAGAGAGGCTAATAGTCAAAAGGGAATTTAAAGAAAAGGATTTTGCTTTTCTAGGTGAAATTCTTCCTTTATCATCATTGCCTTCTCTTTCTGAAGGAAGGGTTTATTGTTTAAAAAGCTTTGACCCATTTGGGATAATGGGTGATGAGAGAATAAGCCTTAAGGTTTTAAAGAGAACAACAATAATGTATGATGATGAGCTATTTGAGACCTATCCCATTATCATTTCATATCAAAACATCAGGGCAAAGCTTTATACTACAAGGGATGGAAAGATATTGAAGGCATACCTTCCCTATGGTTTTCTGGCAAAAAAAGAGGATGAAAAAAAGGCTAAAAAAATTAAATTTTCATATCCAGATATATCAAGCCTCTCATCCATTCCATCAAATAGGATAATAGAAGAGCCAAGGAAGGTTTCTTACTTTAAGATAAAGATGGATAAAAAGATTGTTGTGATAAAAAAGGATACATTTCCAGAGACAGCTTTCACACTTCCAATCAAGGAATATTTAGAATTCACAAAAGAAACAGCCTTTGTCCAATCAAATGACAAAGGAATTATAGAACAGGCAAGGAAAATAATAGGCAAAGAGAAAGATAGCCAAAAAGCCTCTATTTTGCTTATGGAATGGGTTTGTACTAACCTTTCCCAAAAGCCAGCGTTTAGCCTTCCATCTGCAATTGAGGTTTTAAAAAACAAAACAGGTGATTGCAATGAGCATACAATATTATTTACAGCCTTAGCAAGGTCTATTGGGATTCCAACAAAGATGACTGTTGGATTATGCTATTTAGACAAAAGGTTTTATTACCACGCCTGGGCTAAAGTATTTTGCGGAAAATGGGTATCAATTGACCCAACATTCAATCAAGCACCTGCGGATGCAACGCATATTCCCTTGATAGAGGGAGATATAGGAGAGCAGATTGGACTATTGGGATATATAGGAAATATAAAGGTAGAGGTGTTGGATTATGATTAAAGGCTCTTTGCATAATTATAGTGCAAAAATAATTGTATACTTATCTTTTTTAACAAAGAAGCCCAATTGTAAATTTAGCTTTAGTTAAACACATACAATCTTTAAACCCTATCCTATGCACCATAATCCGTGATGAGCCAAATTCTATCTATATTATTATTATTCGGCATTTTTTACAAATTCCTTAAGAGATAATTTTCTTTCTTACTTGGAATTCAATTGATTTTTAGTATATAATCTAGGTCGTGAAGAAACTGCCAAGGGATGAAGGAATGATTCCAAAGCAGTTTAAAACAATAGATTATTTATTTGGTCTTCTTGTTTTCTTTGTTTCATTCGGCATTTATCTTCATACCCTAACCCCCACCGTCGGTTTTCATGATTCAGGTGAGCTTATAACCTGTGCCTTCTCATTAGGCATTGCCCATCCTCCGGGGTATCCATTATATACTTTGTTTGGTAAGATTTTTACAACCTTAATCCCTATTGGAAACATTGCCTTCAGGATGAATATGCAATCAGCATTATTCGCCTCCCTTTGTGTAATGATGACATATTTTATCACCTTAAAAGTGAGCGGAAGAGCGGAGGAACGGAAGAACGGAAGAATAATTTCAAGCGTTGTTGCATCTTTGATTTTGGCTTTCTCTGCTACCTTCTGGGAACAAGCGGTGATTGCAGAAAAATATACCCTAAATGCTTTCTTTGCTACCTTAATTATCTTTATCCTTCTTAAATGGCAAGACTCCCGACTCCAGACTCCAGACTCCAGACTTCTTTATTTGTTTTCCTTTATCTTAGGCTTAAGTTTCACCCACCACTTCCAGACAATCTACCTTGTCCCTGCAAGTATATTCTTTATCTTGGCTACATTGATAAAAAATAGAGAAAAAGCCAAAAAGAAATTACAATTAAATTCTGTCTTCTGTCTTCTGTCTTCTTTTTCCTCTTGCCTCTTACTTTATGGGTTTATATTCCAGTCAGAGCAAGTATACATCCTCCCCTTAATTGGGGATGCCCTGATAACTGGCAAAGGTTTGTTGAGCATTTAAGTGGAAAGTTATATCATCTATACACAGAGTCGCTTACAGGAAGCCTTAAATCCCGTTTTTTCGACCATCTTGGCTTCTTTGCGCATCAGTTCAATCCCTGGCTTATTCCTTTTGGATTCATAGGCTTTATCTTTTTAATTGTAAAAAGACTAAAGATTGGTGTATATTTACTTTTAATGGTTATTACCAATATCATTATGGCTATCCGTTACAATATTTCCAACATTGAGGATTACTATATTCCCTCTTTCTTGGTTTTTGCCCTTTTTATTGGCTACTCTGTTTATTCCCTGTATTCTGTCTCCTGTATTCTGTATTCTAAATTTCTCCCTAATCTTTATTCCCTAATCCCTAATGCTGGTTTATCACTATTTTTCTTGCTTCTTCCAATTCTCCAATGTAGAGCAAATTACTATTCCTCTGACCATTCTAAGCATTATATTGCTTATGATTATGGAAGGAATGTTTCAAGGTATATTAAAAAGAAAGCAATGGTTTTTTTTAAAGGAGGAGTATTGAATGAGCCTATTTTTACTCTTTGGTATCTTCAGAATATTGAAAGACATTGTATAGATACAGCATTTATTGTGAGTGAAAACCTAGTTTATCAATATTACATTGAAGAAACCAGAAGTAAATTTCCTGATATAATTATTCCTTCTGTTTCTATTCAAAATGTAAAAGGGATTATAGAAAATAATTTAGACAGGCGACCAATTTATTTACAGGCGAATAGCCTTTTAGTTAATGAATTATCCAAAACATATAACTTGATTCATGGCGGAATTTTTCCAGAAGTAGCAAAAAAAGCAGGTTCTAAAGAGTTTTATGGTATGAAAGATAAAGGAAAATTTAATATTAGAAAGGGATATTCTTTTACAAGAAAGGATATAGATTTTGAGGATATAAAATTATTAGGGATATTTATGAGTTATGCTGTTGCATTTAATAATTTAGGAAATTGTTGTTATGATTTTAAACTCTATCAAGAAGCTGGAGAGTATTATAAAGAAGCCATAAAGGCACTAGGAATATTGAGGACAATAGAGGTAGATAATATAGAGAAATATTATATGGAATATATAAAAAAATATTTTGTTTTATATGCTTATGGTTTTTTTGGACTAAGCGATGTCTTTTTTCAACAAGGAGATTTTGATAGGGCTATTCAGGAATGCGAAAATGGATTAGAATTAGATTCTATGAATAAAAATGCTCATTGGAAATTAGGATTTCTATATCTTCAAAAAGGTATGAAGGGTAAAGCAGTAAAACAATTTGAAATTGTATTGAATCTTGATCCAAACAATATCCAGGCCAAACAAATACTTGAG contains these protein-coding regions:
- a CDS encoding flagellar motor protein MotB — encoded protein: MARKKKKEEAHCETAGGLRWLITYADMITLLLGVFIILVSNSAIGESKYNAMKIAFSRIFSLFTGTREESIMPGPLGSVFPEKSGAQVEFPEEEYKTPVAKGYKDEVTKEKVKTIQTRKGMLFRLSDVMFEEGSARLNPKYSSLLNRVGSFIEKIPNEIRIEGHTDANPIETKEFSSNWELSIKRANAVREYLFSLAEKDLSPSSLEIYKKRFSIVGYGEGKPIEKDPYSPLNRRVDIVISSSSSSEVRNKILSE
- the uppP gene encoding undecaprenyl-diphosphatase UppP; its protein translation is MTFFDSIILGILQGLTEFFPISSSAHLVIVPHLLKIGNPSIFFDVCLHLGTLFAVIVFWFSKIRNITISLFKLKRDDDARLGLLIIVAMIPTGVIGILFKDILEKLFESPIRVAFLLLITGILLFLTRFSKERKENMTILDALIIGLFQGLAIAPGISRSGSCISSGLFIGLKREKAFDFAFLLSIPAVLAAFILKLKDSLENKEAIFILPYLSGTIIAFTVGLLSLFFLSRIVRRGKIHYFAYYCWATSIFTICLLSLA
- the kdsB gene encoding 3-deoxy-manno-octulosonate cytidylyltransferase, whose amino-acid sequence is MPSIVGVIPARYASKRFPGKPLALLKGKSIIWWVFNQAKKALDNVLIATDDERIKKEAENFGANVIMTSPEHPSGTDRIGEVVKTLDVSLVINIQGDQPLIPPEMIQGVIKELQNPSILMATLKKEIDKNLADNPNIVKVVVDKDDFALYFSRGKIPYSGRYYKHIGIYGYKKDFLLTFINLPKGKLEIEEDLEQLRALENGYKIKVATTEYDSPSIDTKEDLKEIQKYYNFILKPV
- a CDS encoding transglutaminase-like domain-containing protein, which translates into the protein MKLLKVLIVFAWIITMALLLKKEGFLSRSYNITYYDILGKKDPYREEYLGIYLDNEKIGFSKSYIDAYSFPGNRVGFSISNETRVFVKAFGEPSSINITTEVLIDDNYRLSSFSSILSSKQYKIEAKGERVANKIIASIYSGERLIVKREFKEKDFAFLGEILPLSSLPSLSEGRVYCLKSFDPFGIMGDERISLKVLKRTTIMYDDELFETYPIIISYQNIRAKLYTTRDGKILKAYLPYGFLAKKEDEKKAKKIKFSYPDISSLSSIPSNRIIEEPRKVSYFKIKMDKKIVVIKKDTFPETAFTLPIKEYLEFTKETAFVQSNDKGIIEQARKIIGKEKDSQKASILLMEWVCTNLSQKPAFSLPSAIEVLKNKTGDCNEHTILFTALARSIGIPTKMTVGLCYLDKRFYYHAWAKVFCGKWVSIDPTFNQAPADATHIPLIEGDIGEQIGLLGYIGNIKVEVLDYD
- a CDS encoding DUF2723 domain-containing protein, whose translation is MIPKQFKTIDYLFGLLVFFVSFGIYLHTLTPTVGFHDSGELITCAFSLGIAHPPGYPLYTLFGKIFTTLIPIGNIAFRMNMQSALFASLCVMMTYFITLKVSGRAEERKNGRIISSVVASLILAFSATFWEQAVIAEKYTLNAFFATLIIFILLKWQDSRLQTPDSRLLYLFSFILGLSFTHHFQTIYLVPASIFFILATLIKNREKAKKKLQLNSVFCLLSSFSSCLLLYGFIFQSEQVYILPLIGDALITGKGLLSI
- a CDS encoding tetratricopeptide repeat protein codes for the protein MPLTLWVYIPVRASIHPPLNWGCPDNWQRFVEHLSGKLYHLYTESLTGSLKSRFFDHLGFFAHQFNPWLIPFGFIGFIFLIVKRLKIGVYLLLMVITNIIMAIRYNISNIEDYYIPSFLVFALFIGYSVYSLYSVSCILYSKFLPNLYSLIPNAGLSLFFLLLPILQCRANYYSSDHSKHYIAYDYGRNVSRYIKKKAMVFFKGGVLNEPIFTLWYLQNIERHCIDTAFIVSENLVYQYYIEETRSKFPDIIIPSVSIQNVKGIIENNLDRRPIYLQANSLLVNELSKTYNLIHGGIFPEVAKKAGSKEFYGMKDKGKFNIRKGYSFTRKDIDFEDIKLLGIFMSYAVAFNNLGNCCYDFKLYQEAGEYYKEAIKALGILRTIEVDNIEKYYMEYIKKYFVLYAYGFFGLSDVFFQQGDFDRAIQECENGLELDSMNKNAHWKLGFLYLQKGMKGKAVKQFEIVLNLDPNNIQAKQILEECKKSLAELPQLFTNLYKQ